The following is a genomic window from Episyrphus balteatus chromosome 1, idEpiBalt1.1, whole genome shotgun sequence.
CGTAGTAGAGATGGACGCCTTTGCCTATGTGTCGGCGGGTATTTTCGATGGTGCTGTTGCGATTGACATTACTCAGCTGGCCGAGACAGAAGCGATCTGAATTGTTTGAGGGATTCGTAAAACCATCCACAACAACCGAATTGCTATTGCAATGGAATACTTCACCAACACGACAATTGAGCTCATAATACGCGATACTAGCCCAGAATGCAGGCTCTGAGTAGCTTACTTGAGCAACATCACCCATTTGAGCGTCTATCATTTGCCCTCCGTCATTTGGATTATTTGAGTTTCCATCTTCTGAGGGACTATAGGCTGGTGGTGGTGTCTCGGCTAGACTGCCATATGGGCTAGTCGGATTCGAACTGACTGATCCGGGACTGCCAACCGATGTCATTGGCGGACTGTTCGGACTTAGGTGTGAGTTGAATCCCGCTGTGGAGTAACTAACGTTGTGAGGCATTGTGGGTTCACTCATCTGATTGAATTGCAACATTGAGTGGCCAGGGGCGAATTCCGAATGCCGTGGCACTAAGACCGGTGGCAGAACAGGACTCTCAACGCGTTTATAATGATAAGGATTAATGCAAACCTCTTTTTGCTTAGCACTAAATGGGAACTGACAAATTTCGAGGGGTTTCAGCTCATGATGGCTTTGTAGATCTGGCCAACGCCAGACACGGCAGTAGATCACATGTGGTAGACCTTTTCTGTGggacacctacaaaaaaaaaaaaaatgaataattaatgtaaatgtttattttgtatggGTTTTTCGAGCTTACTTGTAAACGTCCGTCCAACGATCTAGGTATAGTTACACATTTTGATGGCTGTCCGGGGCAGGAGAGTGCCCGCTCCAATTCTTCTATTGCACCTTTGcgcttttttagttttttaactaAACTGTCTACTGCTTTTTCT
Proteins encoded in this region:
- the LOC129918806 gene encoding protein mothers against dpp isoform X2 — its product is MDTDDVESTTSSAMSTLGTLFSFTSPAVKKLLGWKQGDEEEKWAEKAVDSLVKKLKKRKGAIEELERALSCPGQPSKCVTIPRSLDGRLQVSHRKGLPHVIYCRVWRWPDLQSHHELKPLEICQFPFSAKQKEVCINPYHYKRVESPVLPPVLVPRHSEFAPGHSMLQFNQMSEPTMPHNVSYSTAGFNSHLSPNSPPMTSVGSPGSVSSNPTSPYGSLAETPPPAYSPSEDGNSNNPNDGGQMIDAQMGDVAQVSYSEPAFWASIAYYELNCRVGEVFHCNSNSVVVDGFTNPSNNSDRFCLGQLSNVNRNSTIENTRRHIGKGVHLYYVTGEVYAECLSDSAIFVQSRNCNHHHGFHPSTVCKIPPGCSLKIFNNQEFAQLLSQSVNHGFEAVYELTKMCTIRMSFVKGWGAEYHRQDVTSTPCWIEIHLHGPLQWLDKVLTQMGSPHNAISSVS
- the LOC129918806 gene encoding protein mothers against dpp isoform X1 — translated: MYYPSFPGYRVSTTHRMDTDDVESTTSSAMSTLGTLFSFTSPAVKKLLGWKQGDEEEKWAEKAVDSLVKKLKKRKGAIEELERALSCPGQPSKCVTIPRSLDGRLQVSHRKGLPHVIYCRVWRWPDLQSHHELKPLEICQFPFSAKQKEVCINPYHYKRVESPVLPPVLVPRHSEFAPGHSMLQFNQMSEPTMPHNVSYSTAGFNSHLSPNSPPMTSVGSPGSVSSNPTSPYGSLAETPPPAYSPSEDGNSNNPNDGGQMIDAQMGDVAQVSYSEPAFWASIAYYELNCRVGEVFHCNSNSVVVDGFTNPSNNSDRFCLGQLSNVNRNSTIENTRRHIGKGVHLYYVTGEVYAECLSDSAIFVQSRNCNHHHGFHPSTVCKIPPGCSLKIFNNQEFAQLLSQSVNHGFEAVYELTKMCTIRMSFVKGWGAEYHRQDVTSTPCWIEIHLHGPLQWLDKVLTQMGSPHNAISSVS